A single region of the Silene latifolia isolate original U9 population chromosome 8, ASM4854445v1, whole genome shotgun sequence genome encodes:
- the LOC141595171 gene encoding uncharacterized protein LOC141595171: MQLLKNYCIVNFQPNLFGKRNFINGALGKKGFTIGRLVHVPPQCGELYFMRVMLNHVKGPKCFEDIRTVNRFVHPTFREACYALGLIGDDREYIAIINEAVIDWGPLLPEKFVRDVIILWHFVYAERVLGRNLAIAIDDILHRQRTILSNQDNIATFLTTFTDFTDEELQNYALIDIENSLQINGSSLRRFEGMPFPDMSATTHHRNSLVMDALSYDRQSLSEEHEIQLSSMTDEQRLVYNEVMEAALNNKGGVFFVYGYGGTGKTFLWRALCACFRSKGDIVVAVASSGIAATLIPGGVTAHSRFGISINVTEDSICSRIKPGSDLAELLIHAKLIIWDEAPMTHRHCFEALDKSLKDVMCVLDVGNAEVPFGGKVVVFGGDFRQTLPVVSKGSRADVVAASLCSSYLWSFCKVLRLTKNMRLQAGSSTDNVEELRKFSEWLLEIGDGIAKDERIYLSSDEVCSDDRGTCGGDIHSIEFLNKIKCAGLRITIEVEGRCYGDASAKH; encoded by the exons ATGCAGTTGCTAAAGAATTATTGTATCGTGAATTTCCAACCAAATTTGTTTGGAAAAAGAAACTTCATCAATGGAGCCTTAGGAAAAAAAGGATTTACAATTGGTAGGTTGGTTCACGTTCCCCCGCAATGTGGTGAATTGTATTTCATGAGAGTAATGTTGAATCACGTTAAGGGACCAAAATGTTTTGAGGATATTAGGACCGTGAATCGGTTTGTTCATCCGACATTTAGAGAAGCATGTTATGCATTGGGATTAATTGGTGATGATCGAGAGTATATTGCGATTATCAACGAAGCGGTGATTGATTGGGGTCCGCTTCTACCCGAGAAATTTGTTCGCGACGTTATTATTTTGTGGCACTTTGTCTATGCCGAGCGAGTCCTGGGACGAAACTTGGCAATCGCTATCGACGACATCCTTCATAGGCAACGCACTATTCTTAGCAATCAAG ATAATATTGCAACTTTTTTAACCACATTTACTGACTTCACCGATGAAGAgttgcaaaattatgcacttatTGATATTGAAAATTCTCTTCAAATAAATGGTAGTTCACTTCGTCGATTTGAGGGAATGCCGTTCCCAGACATGTCTGCAACGACACATCATCGAAATAGTTTAGTCATGGATGCGTTGTCGTACGATAGACAGTCCTTGAGTGAAGAACATGAGATTCAGTTATCTTCAATGACTGACGAGCAGAGGTTGGTGTATAATGAAGTGATGGAAGCTGCTTTAAATAACAAAGGAGGGGTGTTCTTCGTTTATGGATATGGTGGAACTGGGAAAACTTTCCTTTGGAGAGCCTTGTGTGCCTGTTTCAGGAGTAAGGGCGATATTGTTGTGGCTGTTGCGTCAAGTGGAATTGCAGCAACATTGATACCAGGTGGTGTAACGGCTCATTCCAGGTTTGGAATTTCTATTAATGTAACGGAGGATTCCATATGCTCTCGAATTAAGCCCGGCAGTGATTTAGCTGAACTTTTGATACATGCTAAACTCATAATATGGGATGAAGCACCGATGACTCATAGGCATTGCTTTGAGGCCCTTGATAAAAGTTTAAAAGATGTTATGTGTGTTTTGGACGTGGGAAATGCTGAAGTGCCGTTTGGTGGGAAAGTTGTGGTATTCGGGGGTGATTTTAGACAGACATTACCGGTtgtttcaaaaggaagtagagcAGATGTTGTGGCTGCATCCCTGTGTTCATCGTATTTATGGTCTTTCTGTAAG GTACTTAGATTGACCAAAAATATGCGATTGCAAGCTGGTAGTTCAACTGACAATGTTGAGGAGTTACGAAAATTCTCCGAATGGCtcttggagattggagatggtatAGCAAAG GATGAGAGAATTTATTTAAGCTCCGATGAGGTGTGTAGTGATGACAGAGGTACATGTGGCGGTGACATTCACTCTATTGAATTCCTCAACAAGATTAAATGTGCCGGACTCCGAATCACCATTGAAGTTGAAGGTCGGTGCTATGGTGATGCTTCTGCAAAACATTGA